Proteins from a genomic interval of Caldicellulosiruptor diazotrophicus:
- a CDS encoding glycosyl hydrolase, whose protein sequence is MKKCKKIISILVILILMLSLFGSLPQFVFAATITVGAGSYTDTLPSGQVGPPSTVYKTSNLTGGIPTNSWESSILWTQYSEAMYPHPLSVKFTSNGLEVGKPVKSGEGTSAYTGRFVLWQHRIDMTIKNSSYSSYTDARADKVTDWSFDGVLTSGTTTVLKATITKGSPYIYFDFPTGKPQIVFPSVPTLFYGNSSSQYLGITINGISYGLFAPSGATWSGIGTTTLTCNLPSGKTYFSIAVLPDNSTTTLSYFKDRAYAFITNTQVSWSYDANTSEVTTTFTITTTAKEGTNLDTIICLYPHQWRNNSLSYLSYTYNTVRGLMKTILGRSFTTKYKYYGILPTMPLNGSDTATLNSLLNSESTSISSSDTYWNGKEQNRVSSIVQLAKMNNNTTVLNNAISALKNNLQDWFTYSGSTDSKYFYYNSTWGTLIGYPPSYGTNDQINDHHFHYGYFINAAAQIALVDKNWASQSQWGGMVNLLIKDIANWDRTDTRFPFLRYFDPYEGHSWASGHANFVDGNNQESFSEAMNAWQAIILWGTVTGQTAIRDLGIYLYVTEAEAMYNYVFDLYNDIIDNSGVYNWNYSSLIWGGKYCAEIWWDAGSVANFAAQSRGIELLPITGGSFYLAKDKTYVQNYYNEMLTQAGTSEPSSWQDIWYMYLALANPSLALSKWNTSIQNETGQAKSFTYVWLNALNTLGTPDFSVTANYPLYQVFNKNGAKSYVVYNPTDTQLTVTFSDGKVVTVNANSLAVDSGGSSSSTNIALNKPATASSIENSNYPASYAFDGNQSTRWSSAFSDPQWIAVDLGAVYNVNKVKLYWETAYGKSFQIQVSTDNTNWTTVYSTTNGTGGVNEITFSPVNARYVRMYGTERGTQWGYSLWEFEVYGTPSGSASYLPQTTWYLFNQQTSGVTPSGENLQTTNSSVTGWQPTTTITTTTKHWYSPVINGTYKAGTWQFILWTNSPGSSSQVKVEIYKVNSDGSGEVLIGSQTVDVNTTGTGNHQSVFNISTSSDISFNNQRIRVSITKVSGVDCTMAYNTNDFPTRLITPGE, encoded by the coding sequence ATGAAAAAGTGTAAAAAGATTATCAGTATTTTAGTAATTTTAATTCTCATGTTAAGCTTATTTGGTTCATTACCACAATTTGTTTTTGCTGCCACTATCACTGTTGGTGCAGGGAGTTATACTGATACTCTACCAAGTGGACAAGTTGGACCTCCTTCAACAGTGTATAAGACTTCCAATCTAACAGGTGGTATACCTACCAACAGCTGGGAAAGTTCGATTTTGTGGACACAATATTCAGAAGCTATGTATCCTCACCCACTGTCTGTAAAGTTTACTTCTAATGGATTAGAGGTAGGCAAGCCTGTTAAAAGCGGAGAGGGGACAAGTGCATACACAGGCAGGTTTGTATTGTGGCAACACAGAATAGATATGACAATTAAAAATTCAAGTTATAGCAGTTACACAGATGCACGTGCGGATAAAGTTACAGATTGGTCATTTGATGGTGTTTTGACAAGTGGAACTACAACCGTGTTAAAAGCAACTATCACAAAGGGAAGTCCCTATATTTATTTTGATTTCCCTACGGGCAAGCCCCAAATAGTATTTCCTTCAGTTCCCACTTTGTTCTACGGTAACAGCAGTAGCCAGTATTTAGGTATAACAATAAATGGGATAAGTTATGGATTATTTGCACCTTCAGGGGCAACGTGGAGTGGAATTGGGACAACAACTTTAACGTGTAATTTGCCAAGCGGCAAGACATATTTTTCAATTGCTGTTTTACCCGACAATTCAACTACTACATTGAGCTATTTTAAAGATAGAGCTTATGCGTTTATAACAAATACACAAGTATCGTGGTCGTATGATGCGAATACAAGTGAGGTTACAACAACATTTACAATTACCACAACAGCAAAAGAAGGTACAAACTTAGACACAATCATATGTCTTTATCCTCATCAATGGCGCAATAACTCATTATCATATTTGTCATACACTTATAACACAGTTAGAGGACTCATGAAGACAATTCTTGGGCGGAGCTTCACAACTAAATACAAGTATTATGGTATATTGCCTACTATGCCGCTTAATGGTTCTGACACAGCTACATTGAATTCTTTGCTCAATAGTGAATCTACTTCAATTTCATCATCAGATACTTATTGGAACGGGAAAGAACAAAACAGAGTTTCATCTATTGTTCAACTTGCAAAGATGAACAACAATACAACAGTATTAAACAATGCTATATCTGCTTTGAAAAACAATTTGCAGGATTGGTTTACTTATAGTGGTTCTACAGACAGCAAGTATTTCTATTACAATTCTACATGGGGAACGCTAATAGGCTATCCGCCTAGCTATGGTACAAATGACCAGATAAATGATCATCACTTCCATTATGGTTATTTTATAAATGCAGCTGCGCAAATAGCTTTGGTAGATAAAAACTGGGCATCTCAAAGTCAATGGGGTGGCATGGTAAACTTGCTTATAAAAGATATTGCAAACTGGGACAGAACAGATACAAGATTTCCATTTTTGAGATATTTTGATCCATATGAAGGACATTCATGGGCAAGTGGTCATGCGAACTTTGTAGATGGAAACAATCAGGAATCATTTTCTGAGGCTATGAATGCATGGCAAGCAATAATTTTATGGGGGACAGTTACTGGACAAACTGCGATCAGAGATTTAGGGATATATTTATATGTGACAGAAGCAGAAGCTATGTATAACTATGTTTTTGATTTATATAATGACATAATCGATAACAGTGGTGTTTACAATTGGAATTATTCATCATTGATTTGGGGTGGAAAATACTGTGCTGAGATTTGGTGGGATGCAGGCTCGGTTGCAAATTTTGCAGCGCAGAGCAGAGGTATTGAACTTTTGCCAATAACAGGCGGTTCATTCTATCTTGCAAAAGATAAAACGTATGTGCAGAATTATTACAACGAAATGCTCACTCAAGCAGGAACAAGTGAGCCATCTTCATGGCAGGATATTTGGTATATGTATTTAGCTTTAGCAAATCCATCGTTAGCACTTTCTAAATGGAATACATCAATACAAAATGAAACCGGACAAGCAAAATCTTTTACCTATGTATGGTTAAATGCTCTCAATACATTGGGGACACCGGATTTTAGTGTAACAGCAAATTATCCGCTTTATCAGGTATTCAATAAAAATGGAGCAAAAAGTTATGTTGTATACAATCCAACAGATACCCAGCTAACTGTCACATTCTCTGACGGTAAAGTAGTAACTGTCAATGCGAATAGTTTAGCGGTTGACAGTGGAGGTTCGAGTTCATCAACGAACATTGCGTTGAACAAACCAGCAACGGCTTCATCTATCGAAAACTCCAATTATCCAGCATCGTATGCGTTTGATGGCAATCAATCTACGCGATGGTCATCAGCATTCTCAGACCCACAATGGATTGCGGTTGACCTTGGTGCAGTATACAATGTAAATAAAGTTAAACTTTACTGGGAAACAGCTTATGGTAAGTCGTTCCAAATTCAAGTTTCAACTGATAATACTAACTGGACAACAGTTTATTCTACAACGAATGGTACTGGTGGTGTAAATGAAATTACCTTCAGTCCTGTAAACGCACGCTATGTGAGAATGTATGGTACTGAACGTGGCACACAATGGGGATATTCTTTATGGGAATTTGAAGTGTATGGAACGCCGAGCGGAAGTGCTTCATACTTGCCTCAAACTACATGGTATTTATTCAATCAGCAAACAAGTGGAGTTACACCAAGTGGGGAGAATTTACAGACAACAAACAGTTCTGTTACAGGATGGCAACCAACCACAACCATAACAACAACTACAAAGCATTGGTATTCGCCTGTAATTAATGGCACATACAAAGCAGGAACATGGCAATTTATATTGTGGACAAACAGTCCAGGTTCTTCTTCTCAAGTTAAAGTGGAAATTTACAAGGTAAACAGCGATGGAAGTGGCGAAGTACTTATTGGTTCGCAGACGGTAGATGTAAATACAACTGGTACAGGTAATCATCAATCAGTTTTCAATATTTCTACTTCTTCAGATATTAGTTTCAACAATCAAAGAATAAGAGTTTCTATTACAAAAGTTTCTGGTGTAGATTGTACAATGGCTTATAACACCAATGATTTTCCAACAAGATTGATTACGCCGGGTGAGTAA